Proteins encoded together in one Quercus lobata isolate SW786 chromosome 3, ValleyOak3.0 Primary Assembly, whole genome shotgun sequence window:
- the LOC115978899 gene encoding 1-aminocyclopropane-1-carboxylate oxidase homolog 1-like — protein sequence MVDTHLNQNSVQDVLDYDRQKELKAFDDTKAGVKGLIDSGIVKIPPIFVIPTDELSCEKSYSGSTHLQVPVIDLKDIREGGVQRKQVVEEIQHASETWGLFQIVNHGISEEVLDDMIKGTRRFHEQPTEVKREYYSRDVPKNVNFLSNYHLYKAKFANWRDTLSFSMAPVAPSPEEYPAVCRDIVISYSQQVKRLGLTLLELLSEGLGLRSNHLAEMECAAGHSLVCHYYPACPEPNRTMGTSEHTDPDFFTILLQDQIGGLQALYQNQWVDIPPVTGALVVNLGDLFQLISNDKFISATHRVLANQVGPRISVACLFSNPMQKQMQPVNRLYGPIKELLSDDNPPLYRETSAKEYAFCYGSKGLSNSALDNFRL from the exons ATGGTGGACACCCATCTGAACCAAAATTCAGTCCAAGATGTTTTGGACTATGATAGACAGAAAGAGCTGAAAGCCTTTGATGATACTAAGGCAGGTGTTAAAGGACTTATTGACTCTGGGATAGTGAAAATCCCTCCCATATTTGTGATACCAACAGATGAACTCTCATGTGAGAAATCATATTCAGGATCAACCCACCTCCAGGTTCCAGTGATAGACCTCAAAGACATCCGTGAAGGCGGTGTTCAACGAAAACAAGTTGTTGAGGAAATTCAGCATGCTTCAGAGACATGGGGGCTCTTCCAGATTGTGAATCATGGGATCTCTGAAGAAGTCCTGGATGATATGATCAAAGGAACTCGCAGATTTCATGAACAACCAACTGAAGTAAAAAGGGAGTATTACTCGCGTGATGTACCAAAGAACGTGAATTTTTTGAGTAATTATCACCTTTATAAGGCAAAATTTGCTAACTGGAGAGATACTTTGTCTTTTTCCATGGCTCCTGTTGCTCCAAGTCCTGAAGAATATCCAGCAGTCTGCAG GGACATTGTAATCAGTTATTCACAGCAAGTAAAGAGGCTGGGACTTACCCTCTTGGAGTTACTATCCGAGGGCCTGGGGCTCAGATCTAATCATCTGGCTGAGATGGAGTGTGCTGCAGGACACAGCCTTGTCTGTCACTACTATCCAGCATGCCCTGAGCCTAACAGAACAATGGGAACCAGTGAGCACACAGATCCTGATTTCTTCACTATTCTTCTACAAGACCAAATTGGAGGCCTACAAGCCCTTTACCAAAATCAGTGGGTTGATATCCCTCCAGTGACAGGAGCTTTAGTGGTTAATCTTGGGGACCTTTTTCAG CTTATCTCAAATGACAAGTTCATAAGTGCGACACATAGAGTCCTGGCCAACCAAGTAGGCCCTAGAATATCAGTGGCATGCTTGTTCAGCAATCCTATGCAGAAACAGATGCAGCCAGTCAATCGGCTTTATGGTCCAATAAAAGAGTTGTTATCAGATGACAATCCTCCTTTATACAGGGAAACATCGGCGAAGGAGTATGCTTTCTGCTATGGCTCAAAAGGACTCAGCAACTCTGCACTTGATAATTTCAGACTCTGA